The genomic stretch CGCGGACGCCCGCCAGGTCGACGTCACCGAGTCGATGTCGGGCACGACCGTCACCGTCCGCACCGGCGACACGATCCGCATCTCGCTGCCCGCGAACGAGACGACCGGATACCGCTGGGGACTCGTGAAGCGCCCGGACCGCTCCGTCGCGCGGATCACGCGCCGGCACTACCGCCCGGACGGCGGCGGCATGCCGGGCGCGGGCGGCACGCAGATCTTCCGGCTGCGCTCCACGCGATCCGGGCGCACGCGGATCGCCGTCGCCTACGCACAGGTGGGCAGCGGGACGGTGGGCGACACGTTCTCGCTCAGGATCCGGGTGCGCCCGCGGCTATCTTGATCCGCGCATGCGCCACCAGCTGAAGCCGCTCTTCGACCGCGTCGTCATCAAGGAGCTCGAACCGGACCGCGTCCGCCACTCGGGTCTGGTCGTCCCCGCCGGGACGAACGAGCCGCCGCCCCAGCACGGGATCGTGCTCGCCGTCGGCCCGGGCATCGACTGGTGGCAGCCGGCCGGCGTCGAGATGCCGGTCAGGCCCGGCGACCACGTCGTCTTCCCGGCGAGCGCCGGTGCGTGGGTGGAGGTAGACGAGGAGCGCCTGCTGGTGTGCCGCGTCGCGGAGCTGCTCGGCGTGCTCGAGGAGATCCAGATCGGCACCACCGCCGACGCGGCGTAGCGGGGTCCTTCAGCCGAGCTCGTCGACGAGGTCGGCGACCGACTCGAGGGTCCGCGACGCCCGGTATG from Capillimicrobium parvum encodes the following:
- a CDS encoding protease inhibitor I42 family protein, producing MHGRRLTAAALGAAALMVAAAPADARQVDVTESMSGTTVTVRTGDTIRISLPANETTGYRWGLVKRPDRSVARITRRHYRPDGGGMPGAGGTQIFRLRSTRSGRTRIAVAYAQVGSGTVGDTFSLRIRVRPRLS
- a CDS encoding co-chaperone GroES encodes the protein MRHQLKPLFDRVVIKELEPDRVRHSGLVVPAGTNEPPPQHGIVLAVGPGIDWWQPAGVEMPVRPGDHVVFPASAGAWVEVDEERLLVCRVAELLGVLEEIQIGTTADAA